GTCACTGACCGTTTGTAGAACATCCCAACATTGGTCGATGCAATGACGAATCATTTGCATGGCTCACCTCCTTGTCTTACCAGGTCATTCCCGGATAAGTTCTTTGAATACATTGCATTTCAGCCAACAAATAACCCAAATGCTCGGTATGCAATCCTTGTTTCGCACCACGGCGATAAGCATCGTTCACAGCAACATTTAATTCAAAACGCTTAAGCTCATCTGCAATGATTTGGTTCCATTGTTCTTTTTCATTTGAAAAATCTGGAATCACACCTTCTGCAACTAATGCTTGTTCGTCTGCACTCAGTTCAAATAACTCAGCGGTAAAGCGCCATAAATTATTTAAACCGTCTTGTACACGTTGATGCGCTTCATCTGTGCTTAAACTTAAACGCTCCATCCAGCTTGTCGAAAAGCGGATGTGATACTTCACTTCTTTTAAAGATTTCACAGCAAGCGCGCTTAATTCAGGAAGTGAACTCTGCGTTAAAGCAGTAAATAAATGAAGATGATAATGATCCATCAACCACTGGCGTACGATCGTTTGTGCAAAGTCACCATTCGGCTGTTCACACAACAAGAGGTTTAAAAACTCACGTTCTATACGGAAATACGCAAGTTGGTCTTCATCACGTTGAGCTTCATCATATTGACCAGCCAAAGTCAGAAAGTTTCTTGCCTGACCCAACAAGTCCAAGCCGATATTTGCTAAGGCAATATCAATTTCTAGCTCAGGTGCATGCCCGCACCATTCAGCCAAACGCTGAGATAAAACCAGTTGACTGTCGCCAATATGTAATAAGAATTTAGATAAAACTGAATGATTCATTTGCCATTCCCCTTACATGTGCTCAATGCCATCTGGGATATGGTAAAAAGTCGGGTGACGATAAACCTTGTCTAAAGAAGGATCGAAAAATTCAGCTTTTTCATCTGGCTGTGATGATTTAATCAGTTCAGAACGAACTACCCAAATGCTAATTCCTTCATTACGGCGTGTATAAACATCACGAGCATGTTGCAGTGCGATTTCATCATCAGGTGCTCTTAAGCTGCCTACATGACGGTGGCTTAAGCCTTGTTTACTACGTACAAATACTTCGTAGAGCGACCAGTTGTTTTTATCTTCCATTTTGATTTCCTCAAATTTTTCCATAAATCTTGTTAAGCCACTTTGTTTGCTTCAAGCTGCTGCTTTTTCGCGTAGACCACTGCTGCATCACGAACCCATTTGCCGTTTTCCCATGCTTTACGGCGTGCTTCGATACGCTCGTGATTACATGGTCCACGTCCGGCAATCACTTCATTAAATTCGTGCCAGTCAATCTCGCCAAACTCATAGTGGCCTGTTTCTTCATTGAACTTTAAATCTGGGTCCGGCACTTCTAAGCCAAGCTGCAACACTTGTGGCACAGTGTTATCAACGAACTTTTGACGTAATTCATCGTTACTAAAACGTTTGATTTTCCACGCCATGCTTTGTGCGCTGTTTGGAGAATGCTCATCACTTGGGCCAAACATCATGAGTGCTGGCCACCAGTAGCGATTTACTGCATCTTGTGCCATCTGCTTTTGTTCCGGTGTACCGTTTGCCAAAGCCATCATGGCTTCAAAACCTTGGCGTTGGTGGAAACTTTCTTCTTTACAAATACGTACCATTGCACGTGCATATGGCCCGTAAGAGGTACGGCAAAGTGCAACTTGGTTCACAATGGCTGCCCCATCGACAAGCCAGCCAATTGCAGCAACATCTGCCCAAGTCAAAGTTGGGTAGTTAAAGATTGATGAGTATTTCATTTTCCCATCAATCAATTTTTCCATCATGTCATCACGGTCAGCGCCTAAAGTTTCTGCTGCGCTATAC
This genomic stretch from Acinetobacter pittii harbors:
- the paaC gene encoding 1,2-phenylacetyl-CoA epoxidase subunit PaaC — translated: MNHSVLSKFLLHIGDSQLVLSQRLAEWCGHAPELEIDIALANIGLDLLGQARNFLTLAGQYDEAQRDEDQLAYFRIEREFLNLLLCEQPNGDFAQTIVRQWLMDHYHLHLFTALTQSSLPELSALAVKSLKEVKYHIRFSTSWMERLSLSTDEAHQRVQDGLNNLWRFTAELFELSADEQALVAEGVIPDFSNEKEQWNQIIADELKRFELNVAVNDAYRRGAKQGLHTEHLGYLLAEMQCIQRTYPGMTW
- the paaB gene encoding 1,2-phenylacetyl-CoA epoxidase subunit PaaB translates to MEDKNNWSLYEVFVRSKQGLSHRHVGSLRAPDDEIALQHARDVYTRRNEGISIWVVRSELIKSSQPDEKAEFFDPSLDKVYRHPTFYHIPDGIEHM
- the paaA gene encoding 1,2-phenylacetyl-CoA epoxidase subunit PaaA; translation: MENNYQKFEQNIANEITIEAKDQMPDAYRKTLIRQIGQHGHSEIVGMLPEGNWITRAPTLKRKAVLLAKVQDEAGHGLYLYSAAETLGADRDDMMEKLIDGKMKYSSIFNYPTLTWADVAAIGWLVDGAAIVNQVALCRTSYGPYARAMVRICKEESFHQRQGFEAMMALANGTPEQKQMAQDAVNRYWWPALMMFGPSDEHSPNSAQSMAWKIKRFSNDELRQKFVDNTVPQVLQLGLEVPDPDLKFNEETGHYEFGEIDWHEFNEVIAGRGPCNHERIEARRKAWENGKWVRDAAVVYAKKQQLEANKVA